The following are encoded together in the Oryzias melastigma strain HK-1 linkage group LG17, ASM292280v2, whole genome shotgun sequence genome:
- the and3 gene encoding actinodin3 isoform X2: protein MQQQRSMMDSQVSFFGVFCCLLLMPGLLESTSLVKVKHSAGPSLRINSAAANDFLTNSRPKRNIDPKWYRGNPDFQSYYRYYNSIGHIEGLYEIDRIRMLYQQMRNLELTYGPDASKYQNALGFLTSTVGPPPTTHTPPPPTTPAPTPDPLENAQRIYLCNPKDPLCKPQIVFLPTGAVPVLCDPRLNPACAPKTEEELKAASVSRPSTAAPAKSTPPPAVRAKGMEYDCDPYWDPDCLIDHPPRPVQEASTPAEPAEEPDVIEEETDAVPAAPVPGGKKTLYPQYDPYDFKRDLYDPFRYAQPDPQ, encoded by the exons atgcagca GCAGAGATCAATGATGGACTCTCAGGTCtccttttttggtgttttctgcTGCCTGCTGTTAATGCCAG GTTTGCTGGAATCAACCTCTCTGGTGAAAGTCAAACACTCTGCAG GACCCTCATTGAGGATCAATTCTGCTGCAGCAAATGATTTCCTGACTAATTCTCGACCAAAGAGGAACATTGATCCGAAGTGGTACAGAGGCAATCCAGATTTTCAGTCTTACTACCGCTACTACAACAGCATCGGGCACATTGAAGGA CTCTATGAGATCGACAGGATCAGGATGTTATACCAGCAGATGCGAAACCTGGAGCTGACCTATGGCCCAGATGCCTCCAAATACCAGAATGCTTTGGGTTTCCTAACTAGCACTGTGGGACCTCCACCAACAACTCACACTCCTCCACCTCCCACCACACCTGCCCCAACACCGGATCCTCTGGAGAACGCCCAAAGGATCTACCTATGCAACCCCAAGGACCCGCTGTGCAAACCCCAGATCGTGTTCCTGCCGACGGGGGCTGTGCCCGTTCTCTGCGACCCAAGACTCAATCCCGCCTGCGCCCCCAAAACAGAGGAGGAGCTCAAGGCTGCGTCTGTGTCCCGGCCGTCTACCGCCGCTCCTGCAAAGTCAACGCCCCCTCCTGCTGTCAGAGCCAAAGGCATGGAGTACGACTGTGACCCGTACTGGGACCCCGACTGCCTCATCGACCACCCTCCCCGACCCGTCCAGGAGGCCTCCACGCCAGCAGAACCTGCTGAAGAACCTGACGTTATAGAGGAAGAGACGGACGCTGTTCCTGCAGCTCCAGTTCCAGGGGGGAAGAAAACACTTTACCCCCAGTACGACCCCTATGATTTCAAACGTGACCTGTATGACCCCTTTCGCTACGCTCAGCCAGATCCTCAGTAA
- the and3 gene encoding actinodin3 isoform X1, which yields MQQQQRSMMDSQVSFFGVFCCLLLMPGLLESTSLVKVKHSAGPSLRINSAAANDFLTNSRPKRNIDPKWYRGNPDFQSYYRYYNSIGHIEGLYEIDRIRMLYQQMRNLELTYGPDASKYQNALGFLTSTVGPPPTTHTPPPPTTPAPTPDPLENAQRIYLCNPKDPLCKPQIVFLPTGAVPVLCDPRLNPACAPKTEEELKAASVSRPSTAAPAKSTPPPAVRAKGMEYDCDPYWDPDCLIDHPPRPVQEASTPAEPAEEPDVIEEETDAVPAAPVPGGKKTLYPQYDPYDFKRDLYDPFRYAQPDPQ from the exons atgcagcagcagcag AGATCAATGATGGACTCTCAGGTCtccttttttggtgttttctgcTGCCTGCTGTTAATGCCAG GTTTGCTGGAATCAACCTCTCTGGTGAAAGTCAAACACTCTGCAG GACCCTCATTGAGGATCAATTCTGCTGCAGCAAATGATTTCCTGACTAATTCTCGACCAAAGAGGAACATTGATCCGAAGTGGTACAGAGGCAATCCAGATTTTCAGTCTTACTACCGCTACTACAACAGCATCGGGCACATTGAAGGA CTCTATGAGATCGACAGGATCAGGATGTTATACCAGCAGATGCGAAACCTGGAGCTGACCTATGGCCCAGATGCCTCCAAATACCAGAATGCTTTGGGTTTCCTAACTAGCACTGTGGGACCTCCACCAACAACTCACACTCCTCCACCTCCCACCACACCTGCCCCAACACCGGATCCTCTGGAGAACGCCCAAAGGATCTACCTATGCAACCCCAAGGACCCGCTGTGCAAACCCCAGATCGTGTTCCTGCCGACGGGGGCTGTGCCCGTTCTCTGCGACCCAAGACTCAATCCCGCCTGCGCCCCCAAAACAGAGGAGGAGCTCAAGGCTGCGTCTGTGTCCCGGCCGTCTACCGCCGCTCCTGCAAAGTCAACGCCCCCTCCTGCTGTCAGAGCCAAAGGCATGGAGTACGACTGTGACCCGTACTGGGACCCCGACTGCCTCATCGACCACCCTCCCCGACCCGTCCAGGAGGCCTCCACGCCAGCAGAACCTGCTGAAGAACCTGACGTTATAGAGGAAGAGACGGACGCTGTTCCTGCAGCTCCAGTTCCAGGGGGGAAGAAAACACTTTACCCCCAGTACGACCCCTATGATTTCAAACGTGACCTGTATGACCCCTTTCGCTACGCTCAGCCAGATCCTCAGTAA